One Marinobacter panjinensis DNA window includes the following coding sequences:
- the ssb gene encoding single-stranded DNA-binding protein — MARGVNKVILIGNLGQDPDTRYTPNGNAVVNLNLATDESYKDRQTGQLVPKTEWHRIVMFGKIAEVAGQYLRKGSKVYIEGKLQTRKWQNKEGQDVYTTEVVVDINGQMQMLDSRGGEGGGASQGAPAGRPQQAGNAAPAAASQSGQQSGGGGYSQPSQGSMPEPVDDFDDDIPF; from the coding sequence ATGGCACGAGGCGTAAACAAGGTTATTCTGATCGGGAACCTGGGGCAGGATCCGGACACCCGCTATACACCGAACGGCAACGCGGTGGTGAACTTGAACCTTGCAACAGACGAAAGCTACAAGGACAGGCAGACAGGCCAGCTGGTGCCGAAAACCGAATGGCACCGGATCGTGATGTTCGGCAAGATTGCCGAGGTTGCGGGTCAGTACCTGCGCAAGGGCTCAAAGGTCTACATTGAGGGCAAGCTGCAGACCCGCAAATGGCAGAACAAGGAAGGCCAGGACGTTTACACCACCGAGGTGGTGGTGGATATCAACGGCCAGATGCAGATGCTGGACAGCCGCGGTGGTGAAGGCGGTGGCGCAAGCCAGGGTGCGCCTGCAGGCCGCCCACAACAGGCGGGCAATGCTGCGCCTGCTGCCGCAAGTCAGTCGGGACAGCAGTCTGGTGGCGGTGGATACAGCCAGCCTTCCCAGGGCAGCATGCCTGAGCCGGTCGATGATTTTGATGACGATATACCCTTCTAG
- a CDS encoding MFS transporter produces MNLLERRSVAALASVYAMRMLGLFMVMPVFVLLGSDLKGATPALIGLAIGAYGLSQALLQIPFGMLSDRVGRKRMIYIGLVLFAAGSLLAASTDSIYVVIAGRILQGAGAIASVLMALLSDLTREEERTKAMATVGISIGLSFSVSLVLGPLLGSAFGLSGIFYTTAALAVVAMVIVSRLVPTPHEHKSSADTHPARAMLGKVLADGRLVRLDFGIFALHLVLTAIFLVFPTLLQDELGLPSSSHWWFYLTVMVTSFFAMVPFIIIGEKKRSMKPVLCGAIALLAIATASIGGISGSLTTAWAVLFFFFMAFNLLEASLPSLVSKESPAAAKGTAMGVYSTSQFFGAFLGGALGGVLLEQLGLQGVLWLMVVVLLLWLVVALTMPSPGYTASFVVQLQHVAHSQFDDIDDALRGLPGVQDVVILEEAETAYLKVDRRQFDELSLADFTFVRQGSSS; encoded by the coding sequence ATGGTTATGCCGGTGTTTGTTCTTCTCGGTAGTGATTTAAAGGGGGCAACCCCCGCCCTGATAGGCCTGGCAATCGGCGCCTATGGCCTGAGCCAGGCGCTGCTGCAGATTCCGTTCGGCATGTTGTCGGACCGTGTTGGCCGCAAGCGGATGATCTATATTGGCCTGGTTCTGTTTGCCGCCGGAAGTTTGCTTGCGGCTTCCACAGACTCCATATACGTTGTGATTGCAGGGCGGATTCTTCAGGGCGCGGGCGCCATTGCCAGTGTCCTGATGGCGTTGCTCAGTGACCTGACCCGCGAGGAAGAGCGAACCAAGGCCATGGCCACCGTGGGTATCTCCATTGGGCTGTCTTTTTCCGTATCCCTGGTGCTGGGGCCATTGCTGGGCTCGGCCTTTGGCTTGTCCGGTATCTTTTACACCACGGCTGCTCTGGCGGTGGTGGCAATGGTGATTGTCAGTCGCCTGGTGCCGACACCCCATGAGCACAAGTCCAGTGCCGATACCCATCCGGCCCGGGCGATGCTGGGCAAGGTGCTTGCGGATGGCCGGCTGGTGCGGCTCGATTTCGGAATTTTTGCCCTGCATCTGGTGCTGACCGCTATCTTCCTGGTATTCCCGACCTTGCTTCAGGATGAACTGGGCCTGCCGTCGTCCTCCCACTGGTGGTTCTATCTGACCGTCATGGTGACGTCTTTCTTTGCCATGGTTCCGTTTATCATCATTGGTGAGAAAAAACGCAGCATGAAACCGGTTTTGTGTGGTGCAATTGCATTGCTGGCGATTGCAACGGCGTCCATCGGCGGAATTTCAGGCAGTCTGACGACTGCCTGGGCGGTGCTGTTCTTTTTCTTTATGGCGTTTAACCTGCTGGAAGCCAGTCTGCCATCACTGGTGAGCAAAGAGTCACCGGCAGCGGCGAAAGGCACGGCCATGGGTGTTTATTCCACATCCCAGTTCTTCGGTGCGTTTTTGGGTGGCGCCCTGGGTGGAGTGCTTCTTGAACAGCTGGGGCTGCAGGGGGTTCTGTGGCTCATGGTGGTCGTGTTGCTGCTCTGGCTGGTAGTGGCATTGACGATGCCGAGCCCGGGTTACACCGCCAGTTTCGTGGTACAGTTACAACACGTGGCGCACAGCCAGTTTGATGATATTGACGATGCATTGAGAGGGCTTCCGGGGGTGCAGGACGTGGTCATCCTGGAAGAGGCGGAAACGGCTTACCTGAAGGTGGATCGTCGGCAATTTGATGAACTCTCGCTTGCGGACTTTACATTTGTCCGGCAGGGTAGCAGTTCTTGA